One window of Enterobacter sp. RHBSTW-00175 genomic DNA carries:
- the smrB gene encoding endonuclease SmrB: MKKKTTLSQEDQSLFRQLMTGTRQIKQDTIVQRPIRKKITEVPVKRLLQEQADNSHYFSDEFQPLLNTQGAVKYVREDVSHFELKKLRRGDYSPELFLDLHGLTQMQAKQELGALIAACRREHVFCACVMHGHGKHILKQQTPLWLAQHPHVMAFHQAPKEYGGDAALLVLIEVEEWQPPELP; this comes from the coding sequence ATGAAAAAGAAAACAACGCTCAGCCAGGAGGATCAGTCGCTCTTCCGTCAGCTCATGACCGGAACGCGTCAAATCAAGCAGGACACCATTGTCCAACGCCCGATTCGTAAGAAAATCACTGAAGTACCGGTTAAACGTTTATTGCAGGAACAGGCTGATAACAGCCACTATTTTTCGGATGAATTCCAGCCGCTGCTCAATACCCAGGGCGCAGTGAAGTATGTACGTGAAGACGTCAGCCACTTTGAGCTGAAAAAATTACGTCGGGGAGATTATTCGCCGGAACTGTTTCTCGATCTGCACGGGTTAACCCAGATGCAGGCGAAACAAGAGCTGGGGGCATTAATTGCCGCGTGCCGTCGGGAACACGTTTTTTGTGCCTGCGTGATGCACGGCCACGGTAAACATATCCTGAAGCAGCAAACGCCGTTATGGCTTGCCCAACACCCGCACGTGATGGCATTTCATCAGGCACCAAAAGAGTACGGCGGAGATGCCGCATTACTGGTGTTGATTGAAGTGGAAGAGTGGCAGCCACCAGAACTGCCCTGA
- the sixA gene encoding phosphohistidine phosphatase SixA, giving the protein MQVFIMRHGDAALDAASDSVRPLTLCGCDESRQMATWLEGQKVDIERVLVSPFLRAEQTLEVVGECMILPSDVDVLPELTPCGDVGLVSAYLQALCNEGVSSALVISHLPLVGYLVSELCPGETPPMFTTSAIANVTLDETGKGVFNWQMSPCNLKMAKAI; this is encoded by the coding sequence ATGCAAGTTTTTATCATGCGTCACGGCGACGCGGCACTCGATGCCGCCAGTGACTCAGTACGTCCTTTGACCCTTTGTGGCTGCGACGAATCCCGTCAAATGGCTACCTGGCTTGAAGGTCAAAAAGTGGACATCGAACGTGTTCTGGTGAGTCCGTTCCTGCGTGCAGAACAGACCCTTGAAGTGGTGGGTGAGTGTATGATCCTGCCTTCCGACGTCGATGTTCTCCCAGAACTCACGCCGTGCGGCGATGTTGGCCTTGTGAGCGCGTATCTTCAGGCGCTGTGCAATGAGGGAGTCTCCTCTGCACTGGTCATTTCCCACCTGCCACTGGTTGGCTATCTGGTATCTGAACTGTGCCCGGGCGAAACGCCACCGATGTTTACGACTTCTGCCATTGCTAACGTCACACTCGACGAAACGGGCAAAGGGGTCTTTAACTGGCAAATGAGTCCGTGCAATCTGAAGATGGCGAAAGCTATTTGA